AGCGAGTTGCGGTTGAACTGCGGGTAGGCCGGCATCCAGCCGCGGCGCATGGATTCCGCCATGGTATCGGAGACCATCTTGTCCCCAATGGAGCCGTGGCTAGCAAGCGGCGAACCCAAGTGGGAGGCGCGCGAATTATCGTAGCGATACTGTTCGGTGGCGAAGTAGTAGAAGCCGGTGGAAATCATGTGGCGCGGCGGGCGCTGCCAGTCGGCGGCCATGGCCCACTGGGTCCAGCCGTTGATCGGGCGCAGTTTTTCCTGGCCCACGTAGTGCGCCCAACCGCCGCCATTGACGCCCTGGGTGCCGCACATGGAGGTCAGCGCCAAGAAGGTGCGGTAGATATTATCGGCGTGGAAGTAGTGGTTGACGCCAGCGCCCATGATGATCTGTGAACGGCCCTTGGAATCCGCGGCGTTTTGCGCGAATTCGCGGCCGATGCGGATGGCGGTATCGGCGGCCACGCCTGTGAGCTCTTCCTGCCAAGCGGGGGTGCCGACTTCGCTGGAATCGTGGAAGTCCCTCGGCCAGCTACCCGGCAGGTGGAGGTCCTCGCGGTTGACGCCGTAGTGGGCGAGCATGATGTCGAAGACGGTGGTAACGAGCTTGCCGTCGACCTCGCGGACAGGGACGCCGCGGCGGACGATGCCCGCGCCAATCGGCTTATCGGTTCCCACGTCTTCAGGGTTGGTATCGAGATCGAAGCGCGGGAAGAGCACCTCGGCGGTGTCAAAACTATCGGTTTCTGCGATGGACATGACCGGATCGGCGTTGTCCAGCGCCAGGTTCCACTTGGCGCTTTCGTTATCCCAGCGGTCTGCCACGGTGCCGCCTGGGTCAACGATGCGCCCGTCTTCTTCCATCACCAGGCCACGGTGGGTGGCGTTGGGGGAGGAATTCAAGGTGGCATCGGCAAGCTGCGAGGCGGTGAGGAACTTGCCCGGGGTGTAGGTGCCGTCGCCGCGGTCTTCCAGGGACACCAGGAAGGGCGAGTCGGTGTATTTGCGCATGTAGTTCAGGAAGTACGGTTCCTGACGGTCCACGTGGAAGGTCTTCAAAATGACGTGGCCCATGGCAAAGGCGAGCGCGGCGTCGGTGCCGGGCTCGATGCGGGCCCATTCATCGGCGAACTTGGTGTTATCGGCAAAGTCGGGCGAGACCACGACGACCTTGGTGCCCTTGTAGCGCGATTCCACCATGAAGTGGGCGTCCGGGGTACGGGTGACCGGGATATTCGAGCCCCACATCATGAGGTAGGAAGAGTTGTACCAGTCGCCGGATTCGGGGACGTCGGTCTGGTCGCCGAAGGTCTGCGGCGATGCCGGGGGCAGGTCGGCGTACCAGTCGTAGAAGGAGAGCGCGACGCCGCCGATGGTCTGCAGGAAGCGCATGCCGGCACCATAGGAGATCTGGGACATGGCCGGGATCACGGTAAAGCCGTTGATGCGGTCCGGTCCGTACTTGCGGATGGTGTAGACGTGCGCGGCCGAGGCGATATCGATGGCCTCTTCATAGGAGATGCGGATAAGCCCGCCCTTGCCGCGCTGGGAGATATACGCCTTGCGCTTTTCGGGGTCCTCCTGGATGGCGCGCCATGCCAGGACGGAGTCGCCGTGCTTTGCCTTTTCCTCGCGGAACATATCCACCAGCACGCCGCGGGCGTACGGGTAGCGCACGCGGGTAGGAGAGTAGGTGTACCAGGAAAAGGAGGCACCGCGCGGGCAGCCGCGGGGCTCGTATTCTGGCATGTCATTGCCGGTGGTGGGGTAATCCACCGCCTGGGATTCCCATGTGATGACGCCGTCTTTGACGTAGACCTTCCACGAACACGAACCGGTGCAGTTCACGCCGTGGGTGGAGCGCACCATCTTGTCGAAGGCCCAGCGGTTGCGGTAGAAGACATCTGCCTGGCGGCCGCCCTTTAAGAAAAGTTGCTGACCAGAGTCGGTAGCTTCGCCTTTGCGCAGGTAGGCACCGAACTTAAAGAGCGGATTTGAAGAGCCCTTTTCGGGCGCGAAGTATGCAGTCATGGGGTTGAAAGCTCCTAATTATCCGGGGAATGGTGCGTTGGGGCGGGCGTAGTAGATCCACACCAGCACGGTGGTGATGGCGAAGTAGACGGCGCAGCCCCAGAAGAACGTCGGTGCAGACATCATGGAAAGCAAGACACCTGCGACAAACGGGCCGAAGGCGCCGATGGCACCGGTCCAACCGATGACGCCGCCTGCTTGGCGCTTGGGCAAAATCATGGGCATTTGCTTAAACGTGCCGGCATTGCCCAGGCCAGTGAAGAAGAAGAATATGAGCATGGTGCCCAGGAACCACCAGACCTCATCGGGCTCGTCCGGGGTGAGGAAGAAGGTGGCCACGACGGTAAAGATGGTCATGCCCAGGCAGCCAATGAAGGTCCAGATGGCGCCGCCGAACTTATCGCACAGTGGACCCCACAGCGCGCGGACGAGCGCGCCGATGAGTGGTCCGAGGAAGGCGTAGCTTGCGCCGGCAGGAAGGTTGTCGTAGGCGCCGGCAAATTCGGAGCCTTCGCCGAAGATTTGGTTAATAAGCAGCGCGGTTTGCGCGGCGAAGCCGGAAAATGCGCCGAAGGTCATGAAGTAGACGACGGTAAGAATCCAAGTGTTCTTATTGCCAAAGATGTCCATCTGCTGGCGGAAATTCGCCTTCACGGGAACGTCCTTGAGCAGGGTCCATGCGAGGAATGCGCCGACGATGGCCCACGGGACCAAGAAGATGGCGGGGTTGTGAACAAAGATTTCGCCGTCGTCGGTGCGCTGCGGGGCAACAAAACCTACTCCCAACAAGGTAAAGCCCATGAGCCATGGGGCGACCAGCTGGATAAAGGAGATGCCGAAGTTACCGATGCCGGCCTGGATGCCCAGCGCGGTACCAGACAGGCGCTTGGGGAAGAAGTAGCCGGTCGAGGGCATGAATCCGGAGAAGACGCCGCCGCCGATGCCGGAGAGGAAAGCGAGGGTCATCAGCCACCAGTATGGGGTGGAGGAGTCCTGCACGGCGAAGAACCAGCCCAGCATGGGGATGATAAATAGCAGCGAAGAGCTGAAGACGAGCTTGCGTGTGCCCAGGATGGGCGGCAAGAACATGAAGATGAGGCGGAAGATACCGCAGGCCAATCCGGGGATGGCGGTCAGCCAGTAGAGCTGGCTGCGAGATAAGTCGAAACCGATCTGGTTCAACTGTGGGGCAATTGCCGATACGAGGTACCAGGTGGCAAAGCCAATGATAAGGACAAATGTGGAGATCCACAGCGTGCGCCAGGCAATTTTAGAGTCCCAGTGGTCAGAATCTTCTGGATCCCAGCCTTGGATGACTTTGCCTGAGGTATCAAGAGCAGTCATGATTTCCTCACAGATAGTAGGTCGTTCAACTCTTTAATCTACCGGCGACTATGCTCAAAAAGGTAAATAAAACCGATAAAATCCGTATCTAATTACGACACACAAATGTTGCGTAATTCTTGATCGATTCCGATGTTGCTGGTTAGCCCCGTGCCTCAAGTGTGTTGGTATCGAAAAAGGAATAATGTGATATTAACCACACTCTATAGTGGGGAAGGAATGAGACTCATGTCCCAAAGAAAGGCGCAGATAATCGTCAGTTCGGACCGCATTCTGGCCGGGGAAAAACCGAACCGCGCCGGGGAGAAAGCTGCAGAAATCCTGCGCGCCCACGACATCGATGTGGCACCACCCAGCATCGTGCCGGAGGGCTTTACACCCGTCGACGACGCGCTGCGCACCGCCGTGGATACCGGCACCGATATTGTCGTGATTATCGGCGGCACCGGCATCGGGGCGACGAACCTGACCCCAGAGGTCACCGAGCGCTATATCAAGGCCCGCCTCTATGGCCTAGAGACCCAGGTGCTCCTGCGCGGGCTCGAGTCCTCACCCAAGGCGGGCCTGTCCCGCGGGATCATCGGCATGACCGAGCACGGCGGCGGCAGCCTCATCATCAATTGCGCCTCATCCACCGGCGCCGTGGCAGATGCCCTTGGGGTTATTGCGCCGCTGCTTGCCGATGTCTTTCGCTCCCGCGGCGAATAATCTTTCCCTCACCGTCCCTTCGCGCTCACGGGGAGAGGGGAGTGTGGCTAGATTAGCCGTGCCGGTGAGCGCGAAGGGAGGGTGCGGCGGAATAGACTGCAATTCGGCCGGGGTATCGTAATCGCGTTCGGCACCGGTGCCGGCCACCTCGACGAAATCGGCGCCGCGGATAAGCCTTCGCACGGAGACATTGCGGGTGGACTCCAACGCACCTAGGCACCCAAAGAGCGCATCGGTATGCCACAGCGAACACAGCGGTTGTAAGTACCCATCTGCGGCGCGGGTAATCGCGGCACCGGCGGTGGGCGCGGCGTTTAGGGCGTCGTCAAGGCGCGGCAGCATCTGTGGGGAATCGGGAGCATCCACCGCGAAGATCGCCAGGCGCTCGCACTGGGAGAGTGCGCACGCACCGGCCTCGATGCCGGCGACGGGGCCACCAAAAAGCGGGGACTCGCACACCTGCGGCAGGCCGAGGTAGTGCGGGGAGATAACAATAGACGGCATGCCATAGGGAAGCTGGCGCCGCAGGCGGTCCACCAGGCGCAGGCCAAAGGCGCGCACCTGCGCCTTATCGGCCCCGCCCATGCGGCGCGATTGCCCGCCGGCCAGAATGATCGCGCCGTCCATTAAGCCTCCGGGAGGGTCCTAGACCAATCGCCGGAGCGCCCGCCCGACTTCGCCACGATGCCGCACCGGCGAATATACGCGGAGCGATCGACGCCCTTGACCATGTCAATGAGCGCCAAAGCAGCAACGTTGACCGCGGTCAGTGCCTCCATTTCCACGCCGGTGCGGTCGGCGGTGCGCACGGTGGCGGTGATCTTCACGTGGGCATCGGCAAGCTCGAGATCCACCGCGCAGCCATGCACGCCGATGGTGTGCGCGAGCGGCAGGAGCTCTGGGACCTTCTTCGCCGCGGAAATGCCGGCGATGCGCGCGACCGCCAGGACGTCGCCCTTGGGCACGGTGCCCTCGCGCAGCGCGGTCATGACCTCCGGAGAACAGGCGACCTCGCCCTCGGCGGTGGCGGTGCGCACGGTCGGTTGCTTCTCGGTCACATCGACCATGTAGGCGGTGCCGGCGGAATTGAGGTGGGTAAACTCCATGAAAAATTCTCCTCGTTAGTACAGATAGACGGTGGCTTCTTCGCCCGCCGCGGGGGCGGGTCCATCAATGATGCAATACCCATTCGTACCGGCCAGCGAGACCACGCGGTGGCTGCCGCGGCTTAACGCGCCAGTAATCCTGGGCTTTCCCGCAAAACTTACGGTTACAGGAACGATGAAGGGGCGCGTGCTTGCGGGTGGCAGTGGCACCGCCACCTCCGCACGCACCTGCACGGTCTCGCGCGGATGTGGCTGGCCCGATAAGGCGGCGATAAGCGGGCGGGCATAAAGCTGGAAACCAACGAAAGCCGCCACCGGATTGCCCGGCAGCGCAAGCACTGGAACACCCCGCCACGTGCCGATGCCCTGCGGCGCGCCGGGCCGCTGATGAACGTGCCCGAACCACGAATTATCGCCCGCGCCCAGCACGCAGTGCACCACGTCGAAGGCACCGGCCGATACCCCGCCGGAGGTAATGATGAGGTCGTGGGATGCGCTGAGCTCATCGAGCAATCTGGATAACTCCGCGGGGTCGTCGCCGACGTGGAAGTAGGACTCCGTGTGGGCGAGGGAGGCGAGCATCGGCCCATTGGAATCTGGCAGGCGCCCTGGGGAAAGCTCGTCTGGATACGAAGAAAGCTCATTGCCGGAAGAAATCACCGCAATGTGTGGGCGCCGGTAGGCCTGCACCGAATAGATGCCGGTGGATATAAGCGCTGCAATAACCGCGGCATTCGCGGTGGTCCCGGCCGTAGCAACGACGGTGCCTGGCCGTATATCTTCGCCGGCGGGGCGGATATGCGTTTTTGCGGGCGCTTCGGTAATGGTGACCTCGCGCGGCAGCTCCGTAGGCCCGGGCGGGACGGTGGTGTTTTCTACTGGGACGACGAGCAGGCCAGCGGTATCACCCACCGGCGCACCGGTCATGATGCGAACGGCCTGGCCGGCGGGAACTTCCTGAGCGGTTGCACCGGCGGGGACATCGCCTGCGACCGGCAGCGTCCACGGGCCCGTGCCCGAAATATCAGTGGCGCGGACGAGGAATCCATCCATGGCGGAATTAGCAAACGGCGGGACGGGAAAACGCGCGGTGGCATCCTCCGCTAATACCCGGCCGCGTAGTGCTGGGCCCACGGGAACGGACTCTGCGCGCGGGGCCGGCGCCAGCGCCAGAACCGCGGAAAGGTGCTCAGAAATGGAACGCGATGCGGACATAAATAATTAGATTAGCCGCCAATGGCAGACATGGGACGATCCGGCTGTAAAAAGCCTTCATCATCAATGCCGTGGCCGGGTTTCTTCGTCCACATTTCCCCGGCCCATGCCTCCATCAACTCCTCGTCGCTGGCCCCGGAGCGCATGAGATCCCGCAATTGAGTTTCGGAATTGCCAAAAAGGCAGTTGCGCACGGCGCCATCGGTGGTCAGCCGGGTGCGGTCGCAGTCGCCACAGAAGGGATGGGTTACCGAGGCGATAATGCCCAGCTTGCCGGCGGTGCCATCGGGGGCGATAGCATCCCACAACGCGGCCGGGGCCGATCCGCGCGGCTCCCGCGCCGGGCGCATGGAAAAGTGGTCCTGGAGCCTGAGCAAAATATCATCGGCGGTGACCATGTCTTCGCGGCGCCACTTCTCGCGCGGGCCGAGTGGCATCTGCTCGATAAAGCGCAGCTGCGCACCCTGGTGCAGGGCGTAGTCCGCCAGCGGGACGATATCTTCCTCGTTGACGCCGGGCATGACCACGGCATTGATCTTGACGGGATTCAAGCCGGCATCCGCCGCGGCGGCGATGGCCTCGAGCACGTGGGATAGGCGGTCGCGGCGGGTGAGCGCGGCATAGCGCTGAGGATCGATGGTATCCAGCGAGATATTGATGCGGTCGAGCCCCGCGGCGGCAAGCTTTGCGGCGCGCTTTTCCAGGCCCAACCCATTGGTGGTCAGTGCCGTGGACGGTGCGATGCCTTCATCCGTGGTGAGTTCCTTGGTGGCGGCGATGATATCTGCCAAGGATTTGCGCAACAGCGGTTCGCCGCCGGTAAAGCGCACCTGGCGGATGCCGAGCTTTTCCACGCCGAGGCGGATAAGCCGGATGGTTTCTTCATCGGATAGCGTTTGCTGCGTGGGCATCCACTCTAAGCCTTCGGCCGGCATGCAGTACGTGCAGCGCAGGTTGCAGCGATCCGTAAGCGACACGCGCAGGTCGCGGGCCCTGCGGCCGTAGCGATCAACCAAGGCGCGGGTGCCGTCGCTTGCTGCGGCAGGTAAGTCCTCCGGCGGCTGCGACCGGCCCACGGTGGGCAGGGGCAGGGAGACCGCTGAAGAAGAAGGCGTTGGTGAAGTCATTGCTGCCAGTCTAAGAGTGGGGAACAAGGTACACCAAGCTACAACGCCACCTGGCCGGGGATTATTCCTCGTTTTCCCGGTTAAAATCGCTTTCGTCGATATCGTCAAGGCGCTGGGCTTCACCCGGGCCCTTAAGGCGGATGATGTTGTAATCGCCTTCGGCCAAGTGGGCGCGTAAATCCTTCTTATCGAACTTGCCCACTGACGTCTTATCGATGGATTTTACGAAGGTCCAGTACTCCGGAAGCATCCAGCTGGGCAATTCCTTGCGCAGGCTCTGGCGCAATTTTTCGGCCGTTTCGATGGTGGGAGAGGCTTGTTCATCCAAGACGGTCACGGCGAGGGGGCGTTCCACCCATTGCTTATCGGGGTAGCCGATCACCGCGGCTTCCACCACATCGGAATTGGCCATGATGAGGTTTTCCAGCTGTACCGAATAGATCCACTCGCCGCCGGAGCGGATGACATCGCGGGCGCGGTCCTCAACGGTAAGAAAGCCGTCCTTCGTCACGGAACCGACATCGCCGGTGCGCAACCAACCATCCGCGGTGAACTTGGATTCCGCGGCCTCGACCGGCTTGCCGCGGAACTCGGAAGCCACTTCACCCGGCTCAGCGGTGGGGGAATGATAATAAGAACCGGTCACAAGGTTGCCACGCACCTGGAGCTCACCGGCATTGCGGTCGGTCTTCGATACCACTTGGCCGTCATTGACCACGCGGTATTGCAGCGAGGCGGCGATCTTTCCCTGGGAGATGCGATAAGCCCAGCGGGTATCGCCGGACGCTCCCTGTGGCGGGCGGGCGACGCTGCCGACCGTTGAGGTTTCCACCATGCCCCAGACGTGCACGACGTCGACGCCGTAATGCTCCTCCCACATCTTAATAAGCTGCGGCGGCACAGGTGAGCCGCCAGCGAAAATCTCCGTCAGCGTCATGCGCTCTGGCGGATTGTGCATGTAGTGCACGAAAAGCTGGATCCAGATGGTGGGCACGCCGTGGGCCACGCGCGGCGACGTGGCCGCAATGACCTTGGCAAGGGTGGGGGCGGAAACATCGGCATCGGGAAGCACGAGCGGGGTACCCGTCATGAAACACGTAAAGGGAACGCCCCAGCTCAGCACGTGGTAGATGGGGATGCAGCACAGGAAGGTTTCGCCGTGGGTAATGCACAGCGAATCCGAGGAACGCAGCTGCATGGCCTCGAGGTACAGCGAGCGGTGGGAATATAAAACGCCCTTCGGCGCGCCGGTGGTGCCGGTGGAATAGCACAAAGCGGCGGCAGTGCGCTCATCGAGCTCGGGCCAATCGTAGATGGTAGAGCGGCCATCCAACAGCGCCTCGTAGGAATAAAACTCGATGCCGCGCGGGAAATGGTGGGCGAAGCGCTGCGGCGATTGGGAGCCGGTGAAAATAACCGAATGCACGGATGGCGCGCCGTGTAAAACCGTGCCCAATTGCGGGGCGAGGCGGGGATCACACACGATGACGGAGACCTCAGCGTGGCTAATGATGTGCCGGATCTGGTCATTCATCAACTGCTTATTCAGCGGGGTAAAAACCGCGCCCTTGCAGGCGGAGCCAAACATGACCTCGAGGTGCTCGGCGCAATTCCACATGAAGCTGCCCACCCGCTGATCGCCGGTAATGCCGAGATCATCGTGCAAAACATGGGCAAAGGCGGCCGCGCGGGCGGCGATATCGCGGAAGGTGACCTTTTCTGCGGGGCCAAACTCGGATCCGGTGCCCTCACCGTGCCAGGTGGTAACAGTGGTATTGCCGTGCACTGACGCGCCGTATTCCAAAATACGGGTTAGAGACAGGGGAATATCCATCATCGTGGAAAGCATGCTTCCACTGTAGCGGTGTCCAAGTACTCACGGTGTAGCTAATGCGCTATACTTGCGTTCGACTGATAGGAAAGCGGGAAAATCTTCCCAGTCCTATGCAATCGGGCCCAGTGACAGGTCCCATCGTTAAACATTGCCCACAGTCGTTTCTTGAATTCTTCCGCCCCCGCGTACTAGCTACAAGGGGGAATTCCCATACGGTAACCGGAAGAGGCCTCATGCTTATTGCCCGGCAGGGTGCGCTAGCGCCTTGGCACGAGGGCGAAAAGATAAGAAAAATACACATCGGCTTCCAGTGCACCCGCCCAAGCTTCCCTGAAGTGGGGGAGGGCGGATCCCAACTATGGACCTGGTCAAGCAACGAAAGGATATCCGTGAGCGATACGGACAACACCGCGGCACAGGATCTCGCATCCCTGAAGCTGCCGGAATTGCGCAAAATGGCCGCCGAGCGCGGCCTTCGCGGCGTCTCTGCCCTGCGCAAAGGGGATCTCATCACCGCCATTAAAACCGGTCAGGTTCCCCCAAAGGCGAAGGCAAAAATAGAGCAGGCAGAAAAGGCCGAGAAGGCCGAGAAACCCGCTAAGGATGCGGCGCCTGCCAAGCAGAAAGATAAGCCGTCTAAGAAAGACGATCGCGGCCAGAGCGATAACGGCAAGTCCGGCGACCAGCAGGACAATCGCGACAAAGACCGCAAGGACAACGGCGACGACCAACGCTATGAATCGCGGTCGCAGGCCCGCCGTGCCCGCCGCAACCGCGCCCGCCGCCAGGAGCGCCAAGAGCAGGACGATAATAACCGCGGCGAGAATAACCGGAGTGACAACAACCGGGGCGAGGGACAGAACCAGAACCAGAATCGCCACCAGGATCGCCGCGATGACTCCCAGGATGGCTCCGATAATCAGGGAGACAAGCAGGGCGAGAAGAACGGCGATAATAATCACCGCAATAATCGCAATGACGATAATAATTTTGACCGCGGCAACCGCCGTGGCCGCCGCAACCGCCGGAATCGCCGAGGTGGCCGGGGTAATAATGATAACCACGGCGGCGGCAATGACCTGCAGGTACGCGAGGGCGATGAGCTGCAGGCAGTCGGCGGCATCTTGGATGTCGTAGACAATAACGTCTCCTTCCTGCGCACCACTGGGTACCGTGCGGGCGATGCGGATGTCTTTGTTAATAAGAACATCGTGCGCCGGCTGGGCCTGCGCTCCGGTGATGCCATTACCGGTCAGGTGAAGGTGGCTGGGCCTACCCACACCCACGGCAATGGCCGCAACCGCCGCAAGTACAACCAGTTGGTGCAGGTCGATACCGTCAATGGGATCGAACCGGAAGAGGCCAAGCAGCGCCCGCACTTTAATAAGCTCACGCCGCTGTATCCCAACCAGCGCCTGCGCTTGGAAACGGATCCAAAGATCCTGACAACCCGCGTCATCGACCTGATCATGCCGATTGGTAAGGGCCAGCGCGCGCTCATCGTCTCGCCGCCGAAGGCCGGTAAGACCACGATTTTGCAAAACATCGCGAATGCGATCGCCACCAATAACCCTGAGTGTTACCTCATGGTTGTGCTGGTGGATGAGCGCCCCGAAGAGGTCACGGACATGCAGCGCTCCGTGAAGGGTGAGGTCATTTCTTCGACCTTTGACCGCCCGCCATCAGAGCACACCTCCGTTTCCGAGCTGGCCATCGAGCGCGCTAAGCGCTTGGTGGAGCAGGGCAAGGACGTCGTGGTGCTGCTGGATTCCATTACCCGCCTGGGCCGCGCCTACAACAACTCCTCCCCGGCATCGGGCCGCATCCTGTCTGGTGGTGTGGATTCCAATGCGCTCTACCCGCCAAAGCGCTTCTTGGGCGCTGCCCGCAATATCGAAGAGGGCGGTTCGCTCACCATCATCGCCACCGCGATGGTGGAGACCGGTTCGACCGGCGATACCGTCATCTTCGAGGAATTCAAGGGCACGGGCAACGCGGAACTGAAGCTGGACCGCGGGATCTCGGAACGCCGCGTATTCCCAGCTGTGGATGTCAACCCCTCCGGAACCCGCAAGGACGAGCTCCTGCTGGTGCCTGAAGAGGCGCGCATCATGACCAAACTGCGCCG
The window above is part of the Corynebacterium accolens genome. Proteins encoded here:
- the rho gene encoding transcription termination factor Rho; its protein translation is MSDTDNTAAQDLASLKLPELRKMAAERGLRGVSALRKGDLITAIKTGQVPPKAKAKIEQAEKAEKAEKPAKDAAPAKQKDKPSKKDDRGQSDNGKSGDQQDNRDKDRKDNGDDQRYESRSQARRARRNRARRQERQEQDDNNRGENNRSDNNRGEGQNQNQNRHQDRRDDSQDGSDNQGDKQGEKNGDNNHRNNRNDDNNFDRGNRRGRRNRRNRRGGRGNNDNHGGGNDLQVREGDELQAVGGILDVVDNNVSFLRTTGYRAGDADVFVNKNIVRRLGLRSGDAITGQVKVAGPTHTHGNGRNRRKYNQLVQVDTVNGIEPEEAKQRPHFNKLTPLYPNQRLRLETDPKILTTRVIDLIMPIGKGQRALIVSPPKAGKTTILQNIANAIATNNPECYLMVVLVDERPEEVTDMQRSVKGEVISSTFDRPPSEHTSVSELAIERAKRLVEQGKDVVVLLDSITRLGRAYNNSSPASGRILSGGVDSNALYPPKRFLGAARNIEEGGSLTIIATAMVETGSTGDTVIFEEFKGTGNAELKLDRGISERRVFPAVDVNPSGTRKDELLLVPEEARIMTKLRRILSALDSHQAIDLLIKQLKKTRSNGEFLMQVASSAPMAADKDEEDYV